One window of the Thermoanaerobaculia bacterium genome contains the following:
- a CDS encoding TolC family protein, with protein sequence MPRLLLTLLLTPTLVHASPAAPAPATSAEPPLTLSAAVERALGRYPAVTAARLRVAEATEATGEVAASRGPILKLNASALGYDDPMITSPIHSFHPAEIPPFGDTLAQGSLNVTYTLIDSGARRERTRQAEAQEAAAGAALSATEQAIAARVAAAYAGALARSEIFAAQQARTEALTLELDRARQLFAVGKAAEVETLRADAALAAAEAERTRAASARDSAERDLARLLSAAPEATRSGRLAPWKTPAPRAETRGELQALAVAAGPAVEQARQQILAAEAARGLARSAYFPKLDLVGALQEFREAESSYVTDWNAGVQLVVPLWDGGQTGRRVARAAAQRDTATALLAQSELEAHEAVDRALATLADAGARASALGRAADRLAEVARVQRLLLEVGSGTQVDYLAALAELAATRASATEARTAVLLSHVELARLAGELSPDWFRRTLEIAP encoded by the coding sequence ATGCCCAGGTTGCTCCTGACCCTTCTCCTCACCCCGACGCTCGTCCACGCCTCTCCGGCAGCCCCGGCGCCGGCGACCTCGGCCGAGCCGCCGCTCACCCTCTCCGCCGCGGTCGAACGCGCCCTCGGCCGCTATCCGGCGGTCACCGCGGCGCGATTGCGGGTGGCCGAAGCGACGGAGGCCACCGGCGAAGTTGCGGCAAGCCGCGGCCCGATCCTCAAGCTCAACGCCTCGGCGCTGGGCTACGACGATCCGATGATCACCAGCCCGATCCATTCGTTCCATCCGGCCGAGATTCCGCCGTTTGGCGACACCCTCGCGCAGGGCTCGCTGAATGTCACTTACACGCTGATCGACTCGGGCGCGCGGCGCGAGCGTACCCGCCAGGCGGAGGCGCAGGAGGCTGCTGCCGGCGCCGCCCTCTCGGCCACCGAGCAGGCGATCGCCGCGCGGGTCGCGGCCGCCTATGCGGGGGCCCTCGCACGCAGCGAGATCTTCGCCGCGCAGCAGGCGCGGACAGAGGCGCTCACCCTCGAGCTCGACCGGGCGCGCCAGCTCTTCGCCGTCGGCAAGGCCGCCGAGGTCGAGACGCTGCGCGCCGATGCTGCGCTCGCCGCCGCCGAGGCAGAGCGGACGCGCGCTGCGAGCGCTCGCGACAGCGCCGAACGCGATCTCGCGCGGCTCCTTTCCGCCGCGCCCGAGGCGACGCGGTCCGGGCGGCTCGCACCCTGGAAGACGCCGGCTCCCCGGGCCGAGACCCGGGGCGAGCTGCAGGCGCTCGCGGTGGCCGCCGGCCCCGCGGTCGAACAGGCCCGTCAGCAGATCCTCGCGGCGGAAGCGGCCCGGGGGCTGGCGCGCAGCGCTTACTTTCCCAAGCTCGACCTGGTGGGCGCCCTGCAGGAGTTCCGCGAGGCCGAGAGCTCCTACGTGACGGACTGGAACGCCGGCGTGCAGCTGGTCGTTCCGCTCTGGGACGGCGGACAGACAGGCCGGCGCGTCGCCAGGGCCGCGGCGCAGCGCGACACCGCCACGGCGCTCCTTGCCCAGAGCGAGCTCGAAGCGCACGAAGCGGTCGACCGCGCCCTCGCAACGCTCGCCGACGCCGGCGCCCGCGCGAGCGCGCTCGGCCGCGCCGCCGACCGGCTGGCGGAGGTCGCGCGCGTCCAGAGGCTCCTGCTCGAGGTCGGTTCCGGCACCCAGGTCGACTACCTCGCCGCACTTGCCGAGCTCGCCGCGACCCGCGCCAGCGCCACCGAAGCCCGTACCGCCGTCCTGCTCTCGCACGTCGAGCTCGCGCGCCTCGCCGGAGAGCTCTCCCCCGACTGGTTCCGTCGCACCCTGGAGATCGCGCCATGA
- a CDS encoding HlyD family efflux transporter periplasmic adaptor subunit, translating into MNPKRIVPIVLVLGLGGFALWHFVLAPPPEDNGLVASGTVEATDAQLGFQSPGRIAQVAPREGDRVAAGAELARLDTSELDARRAQALAQSQAMRAQLGELLAGSRREEIAQGRSALAAANDRVADAERDEARVRTLLEGRAVSREMLDKATLAVELARRQRDQATEQLALLEQGPRPERIAAARAQLAQAEAAVATFDATLANSRITAPFAGIVTLRHREPGEIVGAGAAVVTLLDPGDRWVRIFVPENRLGRVAIGQRAEITSDTFPGRRYDGEVSFIASSAEFTPKNVQTTEERVKLVYAVKVRVTGDAEEELKPGLPADVRLVESR; encoded by the coding sequence ATGAATCCGAAGCGCATCGTGCCCATCGTTCTCGTGCTCGGCCTGGGTGGCTTCGCCCTCTGGCATTTCGTCCTCGCGCCGCCGCCCGAGGACAACGGCCTGGTCGCCTCCGGCACGGTCGAGGCCACCGACGCCCAGCTCGGATTCCAGTCCCCTGGGCGGATCGCCCAGGTCGCGCCGCGCGAGGGGGATCGCGTCGCGGCCGGCGCCGAGCTCGCGCGCCTCGACACCAGCGAGCTCGACGCCCGGCGGGCGCAGGCGCTGGCGCAGTCTCAAGCGATGCGCGCCCAGTTGGGGGAGCTCCTCGCCGGTTCGCGCCGCGAAGAGATCGCCCAGGGGCGCTCGGCGCTCGCTGCCGCGAACGACCGCGTGGCCGATGCCGAGCGCGACGAAGCGCGCGTTCGCACGCTCCTCGAAGGGCGCGCCGTGTCGCGCGAGATGCTCGACAAGGCGACACTCGCCGTCGAGCTCGCGCGGCGCCAACGCGACCAGGCCACCGAGCAACTGGCGCTCCTCGAGCAGGGACCGCGCCCGGAGCGCATCGCCGCAGCACGCGCCCAACTCGCCCAGGCCGAAGCCGCCGTCGCGACGTTCGACGCGACGCTCGCCAACAGCCGCATCACCGCCCCGTTTGCCGGCATCGTGACGCTGCGCCACCGCGAGCCGGGCGAGATCGTCGGCGCCGGCGCGGCCGTCGTGACACTGCTCGATCCGGGCGACCGCTGGGTGCGCATCTTCGTCCCCGAGAACCGCCTCGGACGAGTCGCCATCGGCCAGCGCGCCGAGATCACGTCCGATACCTTCCCCGGCAGGCGCTACGACGGCGAGGTCTCCTTCATCGCGAGCTCCGCCGAGTTCACGCCCAAGAACGTCCAGACCACCGAGGAGCGCGTGAAGCTCGTCTACGCGGTCAAGGTCCGGGTCACCGGCGACGCGGAGGAGGAGCTCAAGCCCGGCCTGCCCGCCGACGTCAGGCTGGTGGAGAGCCGCTGA